One Halobacteriovorax sp. GB3 genomic window carries:
- the mfd gene encoding transcription-repair coupling factor: MTYLKGFNSLFQRLEQWKQGNNKGLKVSGINPEQFLLLLGSKEGVNFADSRFVFVFATQDEADKFSDNHKSLNKKLFSYPGLEVSPYQGIYASERNQFSRFSTLANLTNKNFQNIVLTPEALLLKTAPLHFFKDNFLKIEVEDIISPDELALKLVELGYSSSTTVEEEGTFSKKGEIFDIFPVGARPIRLNYFDELIEKIYAIDLETQKTIRDQELESVTIVPTPYIFSNREFSNALRENIPMPAPGERGKFEKRKHIFSSLSDNLLFDNHVSYTPLFFKESSTIRDYLSDDYIFIYFDSHLIEDHALELLEDLRVDYNRESEDERSELLLPEPQSLYSHNLHEATSGFKTLTINHIDIEKNLDEDFSNVVSFNLKDSSIYFKDKVNSTLSKPEYIKSVFNTIKHDFEKNGEILISTQTENSRREIQHIFDILDFPKEILSRVIFKTYSLSKGFFYEAEKVLVLSEADFFSAKRKTTKTHYKKNVDLFAEQLASLKEGDFVVHTEYGIGEYLGLESLNIGGNQTDYLVLLYKGNDKVYVPVYKMNLVQKHAESGSKVGLDSIRTNKFSNLKNKAKNSVKELAFDLLKLQAERQSSPGYSFTEPDHDYKEFELAFPFVETPDQRRAIDEVLQAMHKPSPMDYLVCGDVGFGKTEIAMRAAFKAILDKKQVAVLVPTTVLAFQHYNSFVKRFKDFPVNIEFLSRFKTGKEEKEIKENLELGKVDIIIGTHKLLSKTVRYFDLGLVVVDEEQRFGVAHKEKLKLLKNSVDFLTLTATPIPRTLQLAFLGIRDLSLIQTPPPRRQSIKSYIIKQDDHTLQTAIRKELGRGGQVFVVHNKVQDIEAYTSYIQELVPEANVIYAHGQLSEKELETRMKSFYEGRYQILIATTIIESGIDIPNANTMIVDRADTYGLSQLHQLRGRIGRSDKKAYCYFIIPKHKIITEVASKRLRALQTYADMGSGFHIANCDLEIRGAGDILGGTQSGHIENIGLELYMQLLKEAIQELRGEKKILKKDIEISTPFASYIPNHFITDSSERLKQYKKLSNCNSLDEIEDIASELEDVYGLIPEELQNLIMILKTRVTLQSFGLKSIQVAGTLISLQFDKQILELNEQLRNSIVETFISRPKTYQFTPDFKVIYTHKTGVNQADLLSFAEDIAKQIVPC, from the coding sequence ATGACTTACTTAAAAGGCTTTAACTCTCTCTTTCAAAGGCTCGAGCAATGGAAGCAGGGCAACAATAAAGGTCTAAAAGTTTCGGGGATAAATCCTGAACAATTTTTACTACTGCTAGGCAGCAAAGAGGGTGTAAATTTTGCTGACTCAAGATTTGTTTTCGTTTTCGCGACGCAAGATGAAGCAGATAAGTTCTCTGACAACCATAAATCTCTAAACAAAAAGCTGTTTAGTTACCCTGGATTGGAAGTTTCTCCCTACCAAGGAATTTATGCCTCAGAACGTAACCAATTTTCCAGATTTAGTACTCTTGCCAATTTAACGAATAAGAATTTCCAAAACATCGTTTTAACCCCGGAGGCCCTCCTTTTAAAAACTGCACCTCTACATTTTTTTAAGGACAATTTTTTAAAGATTGAAGTTGAAGATATTATTTCACCAGATGAGCTAGCTTTAAAATTAGTTGAACTAGGTTACAGTTCATCAACTACAGTTGAAGAAGAGGGGACCTTTTCTAAAAAAGGTGAGATCTTTGATATTTTCCCCGTTGGTGCTAGGCCAATTCGTTTAAATTATTTTGATGAATTAATCGAAAAAATTTACGCGATAGACCTCGAAACTCAAAAAACGATAAGAGATCAAGAGTTAGAATCTGTAACGATTGTCCCTACACCTTATATTTTTTCTAATAGAGAATTTTCAAATGCTTTAAGAGAAAATATTCCAATGCCGGCCCCAGGTGAAAGGGGAAAGTTTGAAAAGAGAAAGCACATCTTTTCTTCTTTAAGTGACAATTTACTTTTCGACAATCATGTCAGCTATACACCACTCTTTTTTAAAGAGTCTTCTACTATTAGAGACTATTTAAGTGACGATTATATTTTTATCTATTTCGATTCTCATCTAATAGAGGATCATGCTTTAGAACTTCTCGAAGATTTACGAGTTGATTATAACAGAGAATCAGAAGACGAAAGAAGTGAACTATTGCTTCCAGAACCACAAAGTCTTTACTCGCATAACTTACATGAAGCGACGTCAGGATTTAAGACTCTCACGATTAATCACATCGATATCGAAAAAAACCTTGATGAAGATTTTTCAAATGTCGTTAGTTTTAATCTAAAAGATTCCAGTATTTATTTTAAAGATAAAGTAAACTCGACTCTCTCTAAGCCCGAATATATTAAGTCCGTTTTTAATACTATAAAACACGACTTCGAAAAAAATGGCGAGATTCTCATCTCTACTCAAACAGAAAATTCACGACGTGAAATCCAACATATTTTTGATATTTTAGATTTTCCTAAAGAAATTCTTTCTCGTGTTATTTTTAAAACTTATTCACTTTCCAAAGGTTTCTTCTATGAAGCCGAGAAAGTTTTAGTTTTATCTGAAGCGGATTTCTTCTCCGCAAAAAGAAAGACAACGAAAACTCATTATAAGAAAAATGTCGATCTCTTCGCTGAGCAACTAGCTTCTTTAAAAGAAGGCGACTTCGTTGTTCACACTGAATACGGAATAGGGGAATATTTAGGGCTTGAGTCATTGAATATTGGTGGTAACCAAACAGACTACCTTGTTCTTCTTTATAAAGGTAACGATAAAGTTTACGTTCCTGTTTATAAAATGAACTTAGTTCAAAAGCATGCTGAGTCAGGTAGTAAAGTTGGTCTCGATAGTATTCGGACAAATAAGTTCAGCAATCTCAAAAACAAGGCTAAAAACTCTGTCAAAGAATTAGCCTTTGACCTCCTCAAACTTCAAGCAGAAAGACAGAGCTCCCCTGGTTACTCTTTCACCGAACCTGATCATGACTATAAAGAATTTGAACTTGCTTTTCCTTTTGTTGAAACTCCTGATCAAAGACGTGCTATTGATGAAGTTCTTCAAGCGATGCATAAACCATCTCCAATGGACTACTTGGTTTGTGGAGATGTAGGTTTTGGAAAAACAGAGATTGCAATGCGTGCTGCTTTTAAAGCAATTCTTGACAAGAAACAAGTCGCTGTACTTGTTCCAACAACAGTTTTAGCGTTTCAGCACTACAATTCTTTCGTGAAACGTTTCAAGGACTTTCCTGTCAATATTGAATTCCTTTCGAGATTCAAAACTGGAAAAGAAGAGAAAGAGATTAAAGAAAATTTAGAGCTTGGAAAAGTTGATATAATAATTGGAACTCATAAATTACTTTCTAAAACTGTACGCTATTTTGATCTAGGTCTAGTTGTTGTAGATGAAGAGCAACGATTCGGTGTTGCTCACAAAGAGAAACTTAAACTTTTAAAGAACTCTGTCGATTTTTTAACATTAACAGCAACACCAATACCAAGAACATTGCAATTAGCTTTCCTAGGTATTCGTGATTTATCTTTAATTCAAACACCTCCACCGAGAAGACAGTCAATTAAGTCTTACATCATTAAACAGGATGACCACACTCTACAAACTGCTATACGTAAAGAGCTTGGGCGTGGTGGGCAAGTTTTTGTTGTTCATAATAAAGTCCAAGATATAGAGGCTTATACCAGTTATATTCAGGAACTCGTTCCGGAAGCTAATGTAATATATGCTCACGGTCAGCTGTCAGAGAAAGAACTAGAAACGAGAATGAAATCATTCTACGAAGGACGCTATCAAATTCTTATTGCTACGACTATTATTGAATCAGGTATCGATATACCAAATGCAAATACAATGATTGTAGATAGAGCTGATACTTATGGTCTTTCACAGTTACACCAACTGCGTGGACGAATTGGGCGCTCAGATAAAAAGGCCTACTGCTACTTCATCATTCCAAAGCATAAGATAATTACTGAAGTTGCTTCAAAGCGATTGCGAGCTCTTCAAACTTATGCAGATATGGGTTCAGGATTTCACATTGCCAATTGCGATTTAGAAATTAGGGGTGCTGGAGATATTCTAGGAGGAACTCAATCTGGGCATATCGAGAATATCGGTCTCGAACTTTATATGCAACTTCTAAAAGAAGCCATTCAGGAACTAAGAGGGGAGAAGAAGATTCTGAAAAAAGATATCGAAATATCTACTCCATTTGCATCTTATATTCCTAATCATTTCATTACTGATTCAAGTGAAAGACTTAAACAATACAAAAAGCTTTCTAACTGTAATTCGTTAGACGAGATTGAAGATATTGCTTCCGAACTAGAAGATGTCTATGGGTTAATTCCAGAAGAGTTACAGAATCTCATTATGATTCTCAAGACAAGAGTTACCTTACAAAGTTTTGGTCTGAAATCAATTCAAGTTGCAGGTACGCTCATTTCACTTCAATTCGATAAGCAAATTCTTGAACTCAATGAGCAATTACGTAATTCAATTGTAGAGACATTTATATCAAGACCGAAGACTTACCAATTTACTCCAGATTTCAAAGTTATTTACACACATAAAACAGGAGTAAACCAAGCAGATCTTCTAAGTTTTGCGGAGGATATCGCTAAGCAAATTGTTCCATGTTAA
- a CDS encoding peptidylprolyl isomerase, whose product MIKRTSFLTLLVLFSLNSFAANDPVVASVNGQTIKKSELEKAYKENLLLVGPEKVTKGKVLKDLVNRILGIERAKNNKLMQDPVVKYKMEDVMYHAQVSKDLEPKLKKIVVTEKDIETYYKNHPEYRTAHILFRTRVQPEKVEDEEAMKMAFKIYDTLKKAPEKFPELANKYSQMAAAPNGGDIGYQPSINLAPEYFEAIKGKKVDYVSPPVKSQFGYHIIKILGVRKFQEINQQLYKKIVYDIKRDEILKSYFKDLRAKAKINIFKDRLK is encoded by the coding sequence ATGATTAAAAGAACTTCGTTTTTAACTTTGCTCGTATTATTTAGCTTAAATAGTTTCGCTGCGAATGATCCTGTCGTTGCTAGTGTCAACGGACAGACAATTAAAAAATCTGAGTTAGAAAAGGCCTACAAAGAGAACCTTCTTCTTGTTGGTCCAGAAAAAGTTACTAAGGGAAAAGTCCTTAAAGACTTAGTTAATAGAATTCTTGGAATTGAAAGAGCAAAGAATAATAAGCTTATGCAAGATCCTGTTGTGAAGTACAAAATGGAAGACGTTATGTATCACGCTCAGGTTTCTAAAGACTTAGAACCGAAGCTCAAGAAAATCGTTGTCACTGAAAAAGACATCGAAACTTACTATAAGAATCACCCAGAATATAGAACTGCTCACATACTTTTTAGAACACGTGTTCAACCAGAAAAAGTTGAAGATGAAGAAGCAATGAAAATGGCGTTCAAAATTTATGACACATTGAAAAAAGCTCCTGAGAAGTTTCCTGAGCTCGCCAATAAATATTCACAAATGGCAGCTGCACCAAATGGTGGTGACATTGGTTATCAGCCATCTATTAATTTGGCACCTGAGTATTTCGAGGCAATTAAGGGTAAAAAAGTAGATTACGTTTCTCCGCCAGTGAAATCACAATTTGGATATCACATTATCAAAATTCTTGGTGTGAGAAAGTTTCAAGAGATCAACCAACAACTTTACAAGAAAATTGTTTACGATATTAAACGTGATGAAATTCTTAAAAGTTACTTCAAGGATTTACGCGCCAAGGCGAAAATCAATATTTTCAAAGACCGTCTAAAATAA
- a CDS encoding SurA N-terminal domain-containing protein — translation MKRFFILFSILATFNAHAELLDKILAVVDDNVITLSMVERVKQNLIARRNISPFVYSKQKYSNKEISDIIINSHLIRSKLKEMNIIITDEHVESEIKSKEKALGLSRAALLNFLENNNTTFEEFFEITRGAIEFNQFNARVIAPLISVTDQEIKNKYYEQNSKDKRLAFKYNLVDFSLSKNKVKDKNHFVNSLKKYQTTGILPDQYSDLGTNVLGDITEDGLTSELNKLLKKSQEGQFTSPILLYGDYHVFFVKKKDLVESEDYRKQKNRLKGQIFTQKSLKVTDNWYKREMTKHYVKYFF, via the coding sequence ATGAAGCGTTTTTTTATTCTATTCTCAATTCTTGCAACTTTTAATGCTCATGCTGAGCTTCTAGATAAAATTCTTGCTGTTGTTGATGATAACGTTATTACACTTTCAATGGTTGAAAGAGTTAAGCAAAACTTAATTGCGAGAAGAAATATTTCTCCTTTTGTATATTCAAAACAAAAATACTCAAATAAAGAAATTTCAGACATTATTATTAACAGTCATCTTATTCGTTCAAAATTAAAAGAAATGAATATCATCATTACTGATGAACATGTTGAATCTGAAATTAAATCAAAAGAAAAAGCACTAGGTCTTTCAAGGGCAGCTCTTTTAAATTTCTTAGAAAACAACAATACAACTTTTGAAGAGTTCTTTGAAATTACTAGGGGAGCGATTGAATTTAATCAATTCAATGCGCGAGTAATCGCACCATTAATTTCTGTTACTGATCAAGAAATTAAAAATAAGTACTACGAACAAAATTCAAAAGATAAGCGATTGGCATTCAAATATAATCTTGTCGATTTTTCTCTTTCAAAAAATAAAGTAAAAGACAAAAACCATTTTGTTAATTCTCTCAAAAAATATCAAACAACAGGAATCTTACCTGATCAATATTCTGACCTAGGCACAAATGTATTAGGTGATATTACAGAGGATGGACTAACAAGTGAGTTAAACAAGCTTCTTAAAAAGTCTCAAGAAGGGCAATTCACTTCCCCAATTCTTCTTTATGGTGATTACCATGTCTTCTTTGTTAAAAAGAAAGACCTAGTTGAATCTGAAGACTATAGAAAACAAAAGAATAGACTTAAAGGTCAAATTTTCACTCAAAAGTCTCTTAAAGTAACAGATAATTGGTACAAAAGAGAAATGACAAAGCATTACGTAAAGTACTTCTTCTAA
- a CDS encoding 4-hydroxythreonine-4-phosphate dehydrogenase PdxA translates to MIRVTQGHESGIGLEIFIKSFLLLSSNEQSKFKLYCFQESLKLTLEKSKLVFDIQDDGIIIANTFLSCEWLNGDLPESTVSLNKALSDISEQEILLTLPTSKDQLIDDGIQRAGYTEFLRARYKCDLSMLFSSPNENYLLVTDHIPLIDVTKKINSKLIHKKVKLCLDNFKKYFYSFNEVVFSGLNPHCGENGLLGDKDSEINKAIQSLSKEYPITFKGPLSGDTLHLHYRDKNQLFVYMYHDQGLPVFKAKNHVVGLNITLGLPFLRMSVDHGTAFNLYGKNLANYLGCHYLLRCALKAL, encoded by the coding sequence ATGATACGAGTGACTCAAGGCCATGAAAGCGGTATTGGTCTAGAAATATTTATCAAGAGTTTCTTATTACTAAGTTCAAATGAACAAAGTAAATTCAAACTCTATTGTTTTCAAGAGTCACTCAAACTTACACTAGAAAAATCTAAACTCGTTTTTGATATACAAGATGATGGTATTATCATTGCTAATACTTTTTTATCTTGTGAGTGGCTTAATGGCGATTTACCAGAATCAACTGTTTCTTTAAATAAGGCGTTAAGTGATATTTCTGAACAGGAAATCTTACTAACTCTTCCAACAAGTAAAGATCAATTAATAGATGATGGTATTCAAAGAGCTGGTTACACAGAATTTTTACGAGCTCGCTATAAGTGTGATCTAAGTATGTTATTCTCGTCCCCAAATGAGAACTACTTGCTCGTGACTGATCATATCCCATTAATTGATGTCACAAAAAAAATAAATTCCAAACTTATCCACAAAAAAGTAAAGCTTTGTCTGGATAATTTTAAAAAATATTTTTACTCATTTAATGAAGTTGTTTTCTCAGGACTTAATCCTCACTGCGGTGAGAATGGTCTCTTAGGAGATAAAGATTCAGAGATTAATAAAGCCATACAATCTCTTTCTAAAGAGTATCCTATAACGTTTAAAGGACCTCTTTCCGGTGATACGCTACATCTCCACTATAGGGATAAAAATCAACTATTCGTTTATATGTACCATGATCAGGGTCTTCCTGTTTTCAAAGCAAAAAATCACGTAGTCGGACTAAATATAACCCTTGGATTACCTTTTCTAAGAATGAGTGTTGATCATGGAACTGCATTTAACCTCTATGGTAAAAACCTGGCCAATTATTTAGGTTGTCACTACTTACTTCGTTGCGCTCTCAAAGCATTATAA
- the uvrA gene encoding excinuclease ABC subunit UvrA, protein MTDIRDIIVTKANVHNLKNVSVKIPKNSLTVVTGPSGSGKSSLAFDTIYVEGQRRYIESLSSYARQFLGQYQQPDVESIIGLSPSIAIDQKTSSRNPRSTVGTITEIYDYLRVLFARAGTLYCPESGEEVISYTPAQIVKKLLSNKEKTKLHIMAPIFTGKGSDLTPHIKKFISMGFTRCALNDEIVELSEGLSFPKTKKLSFDVVIDRILVRDEIQKRLTDSIEYALKLGHGTIKVLVNDDVVFFSEKNISPATKELLPDLEPRLFSFNSPIGACPCCNGIGESKTFDKDLMLLDENLSLEDGAITPIKKKNSFLYKMVEGVLEAEKSSLDVPYNKLSKKIQKILWEGSTKSYKYSFKSESSNFEFNKPFPGIPAWLNKKFLETGSEKVRNELQEYMKIKTCPECKGLRLNQYALSTRLGDFNIIELTNKSIIDCLKTIKSIKLDGEKKLIAEKLLKEILSRLTFLHNVGLDYLTLNRSAATLSGGESQRIRLATQIGSALSGVLYVLDEPSIGLHQRDNEKLIETLKELRDLGNTVLVVEHDEDTMNAADHIIDMGPGAGVHGGEIVSEGPIKSVLKSKDSLTAQYLKGKKEIEIPSERKVADRHIQLNGAKENNLKNIDVEIPLDSVVCLTGVSGSGKSSLLHQVLVPAVRYHLANKNKGLYKRSNYHSIAGLKDIKSVIELDQSPIGRTPHSNPATYTGLFDTIRILYSKTPDSQIRGYKQGRFSFNVKGGRCEECEGNGMKKIEMHFLPDVYITCSECNGSRYNAETLSILYKGKSIADVLQMTIEEAYDFFRNHTKLERILGTLNSVGLGYMKLGQPATTLSGGEAQRLKLAKELAKKTRGHCLYILDEPTTGLHFEDIKILLKAIHNLVDQGNSVIIIEHNLDVIKTADYVIDLGPEGGDKGGTIVATGTPEEVSKVKKSETGKYLKKVLNK, encoded by the coding sequence ATGACAGATATTCGCGATATCATTGTCACTAAAGCAAATGTACATAATTTGAAAAATGTTTCTGTAAAGATTCCTAAGAACTCTCTAACTGTTGTTACAGGTCCTTCTGGTTCAGGAAAAAGCTCACTTGCTTTTGATACCATATATGTTGAAGGACAAAGAAGATATATAGAATCTCTTTCTTCTTATGCTCGTCAATTCTTAGGTCAATATCAGCAACCCGATGTGGAATCAATCATAGGGCTTTCTCCATCTATCGCTATTGATCAAAAGACTTCTTCTCGAAATCCAAGATCAACTGTTGGAACAATTACAGAAATTTATGATTATCTAAGAGTACTCTTTGCTAGAGCAGGAACTTTATATTGTCCTGAAAGTGGTGAAGAGGTTATTAGCTATACACCAGCACAAATTGTTAAAAAGTTACTATCAAATAAAGAAAAGACAAAACTTCATATTATGGCCCCTATTTTTACGGGAAAGGGATCTGATCTAACTCCACATATTAAAAAGTTCATATCAATGGGTTTCACTCGTTGTGCACTCAACGATGAAATTGTTGAATTATCAGAGGGTCTTTCATTTCCAAAGACGAAGAAATTAAGTTTTGATGTTGTTATAGATAGAATCCTTGTTCGAGATGAGATCCAAAAACGTCTTACTGATTCAATCGAATATGCTCTTAAATTAGGTCATGGAACAATCAAAGTTCTAGTCAATGATGATGTTGTTTTTTTCTCTGAAAAAAACATATCTCCAGCTACAAAAGAATTATTACCTGATCTAGAGCCAAGACTCTTTTCATTTAATTCTCCTATTGGAGCATGTCCCTGTTGTAATGGAATAGGGGAGTCTAAAACTTTTGATAAAGACTTAATGCTATTAGATGAGAATCTCTCTCTTGAAGACGGTGCCATTACACCGATTAAGAAAAAGAACTCTTTTCTCTACAAAATGGTTGAAGGAGTCCTAGAGGCTGAAAAATCATCGCTTGATGTTCCATACAATAAGCTTTCAAAGAAGATTCAGAAAATACTATGGGAAGGATCAACTAAGTCTTATAAATATTCATTCAAATCAGAAAGCAGTAACTTTGAATTTAATAAGCCATTTCCAGGTATACCGGCATGGCTTAATAAAAAATTCCTTGAAACTGGATCAGAAAAAGTTCGTAATGAATTGCAAGAATATATGAAGATTAAGACTTGCCCAGAATGCAAGGGTCTTCGTCTAAATCAATACGCTCTCTCTACAAGACTTGGTGATTTCAATATTATTGAACTTACAAATAAATCTATTATTGATTGCTTAAAAACGATCAAATCAATAAAACTTGATGGTGAGAAAAAGTTAATTGCTGAAAAACTACTAAAAGAAATTCTTTCACGTTTAACTTTTCTTCATAATGTTGGCCTTGATTATTTAACACTCAATAGAAGTGCTGCAACACTTTCAGGTGGTGAAAGTCAAAGAATTAGACTAGCAACTCAAATTGGATCAGCTCTTTCAGGTGTACTCTATGTCTTAGATGAACCAAGTATTGGACTTCATCAAAGGGATAATGAAAAGTTAATTGAAACGCTCAAAGAGTTAAGAGATCTTGGAAATACAGTTCTCGTTGTAGAACATGATGAAGATACGATGAATGCAGCTGATCACATTATCGATATGGGTCCAGGAGCAGGAGTTCACGGTGGAGAGATTGTAAGTGAAGGACCAATTAAAAGCGTTCTCAAATCAAAAGATTCTCTCACAGCACAGTATCTAAAAGGCAAAAAAGAGATTGAAATACCAAGTGAAAGAAAAGTTGCTGACCGACATATTCAACTTAATGGAGCTAAAGAGAATAACCTTAAAAATATAGATGTTGAAATCCCTCTAGACAGTGTTGTTTGCTTAACAGGAGTAAGTGGCTCAGGAAAGTCATCTCTTCTCCACCAAGTTCTCGTTCCTGCTGTACGCTATCACTTAGCAAATAAAAACAAGGGTCTTTATAAGAGATCAAATTATCATTCAATTGCCGGTCTCAAAGATATTAAATCGGTTATAGAACTTGATCAAAGTCCTATTGGCCGTACACCGCATTCAAACCCTGCAACCTACACAGGTCTCTTCGATACAATACGTATACTTTATTCAAAAACTCCAGATTCGCAAATCCGTGGGTACAAACAAGGTCGTTTTAGCTTTAATGTTAAAGGTGGCCGTTGCGAAGAATGTGAAGGTAATGGAATGAAGAAAATCGAAATGCATTTTCTTCCAGATGTGTATATTACTTGTAGTGAATGTAATGGTAGTCGTTATAATGCTGAGACACTCTCAATTCTTTACAAAGGTAAAAGTATTGCAGACGTTCTACAAATGACTATCGAAGAAGCTTATGATTTCTTTCGAAATCACACTAAGCTAGAAAGAATCCTAGGAACACTTAATAGTGTTGGTTTAGGCTACATGAAGCTCGGTCAGCCTGCGACAACGCTCAGTGGAGGGGAGGCGCAACGACTCAAGCTTGCTAAAGAATTGGCCAAGAAGACTCGTGGTCACTGTCTTTATATCTTGGATGAGCCTACTACAGGTCTTCACTTTGAAGATATAAAAATTTTATTAAAGGCCATTCATAATCTCGTCGATCAAGGAAACTCTGTGATAATCATTGAGCATAATTTAGATGTTATTAAAACAGCTGACTACGTAATTGATTTAGGTCCAGAAGGTGGAGATAAGGGTGGTACCATCGTCGCTACAGGAACTCCTGAAGAAGTTTCGAAAGTTAAGAAAAGCGAAACTGGAAAATATCTAAAGAAGGTTCTAAACAAGTGA
- a CDS encoding TrmH family RNA methyltransferase, with amino-acid sequence MINITDIEDERIIEFKSLRDNLLNKRGIILAESEKVVLKLLNSDKKIFKLFTTNEHFEKYQDLIVKKQCEVLISSKEVMEQIVGFKLHHGIMATVERPKYESLSNLDNKILILNGLTSPENVGTMIRNAAAFNVNSIIFDYKTCSPYLRRCVRVSMGNIFNVKVHLTQNLVDTINTLKENGYTVYSTANEDGAIDLPGHKFEEKSCIIIGSEGHGIEQRVKENSSSIIRIPINDTVAHLNAACSSSIFLYNLVQ; translated from the coding sequence GTGATAAATATAACAGACATTGAAGATGAAAGAATCATTGAATTCAAGTCTTTACGAGATAATTTATTGAATAAAAGAGGAATCATTCTCGCTGAAAGTGAGAAAGTAGTACTTAAACTACTTAATAGTGATAAAAAGATTTTTAAGTTATTTACGACAAACGAACATTTCGAAAAATACCAAGATCTTATCGTGAAAAAGCAGTGTGAAGTCCTAATCTCTTCAAAAGAAGTTATGGAGCAAATTGTTGGATTTAAACTCCACCATGGGATCATGGCAACAGTTGAAAGACCTAAATACGAAAGTCTTTCCAATCTTGATAATAAAATTCTCATCTTAAATGGTTTAACTAGTCCAGAAAATGTTGGAACTATGATTCGCAATGCAGCTGCATTTAATGTTAATTCTATAATCTTTGACTATAAAACTTGTTCTCCTTATTTAAGAAGATGCGTTCGTGTTTCAATGGGAAATATCTTTAACGTAAAAGTTCATCTCACTCAAAACCTTGTCGATACCATCAATACACTAAAAGAAAATGGTTATACTGTTTATTCTACAGCTAATGAGGATGGGGCAATCGATTTACCAGGACATAAATTTGAAGAGAAGTCCTGTATTATTATTGGAAGTGAAGGACACGGTATAGAGCAAAGAGTAAAGGAAAATAGTTCTTCTATCATTCGTATACCTATAAATGATACTGTTGCACATTTAAATGCTGCATGTTCATCATCTATCTTTTTATATAATCTTGTTCAATAG
- the ung gene encoding uracil-DNA glycosylase, whose product MNIESLDPSWKEILKTQIQSSYFKELQRFLDNEKKEDKVIYPPEECIFEAFAHTPFDKVKVVIIGQDPYHGEGQAHGLSFSVKHGVKTPPSLVNIYKELKNDLDIDIPTHGNLTDWAKQGVLLLNNVLTVEHSKAGSHQKRGWETFTSEIIDQLNDKKENLVFILWGSPAQKKAKSVNEDKHFIIKSPHPSPLAAYRGFFGSKPFSKANEYLKKKNIKEIDWKIRE is encoded by the coding sequence ATGAATATCGAATCACTTGATCCTAGTTGGAAAGAAATTTTAAAAACTCAAATCCAAAGTTCTTACTTCAAAGAACTTCAGCGATTTTTAGATAACGAAAAAAAGGAAGATAAAGTTATTTATCCTCCTGAAGAGTGTATTTTTGAAGCTTTTGCTCACACTCCTTTTGATAAGGTTAAAGTTGTAATCATTGGACAAGATCCATATCACGGCGAAGGACAAGCGCATGGCCTTAGCTTTTCAGTTAAGCATGGAGTTAAGACCCCTCCATCCCTTGTAAATATCTATAAAGAATTAAAAAACGATTTAGATATTGATATTCCAACTCACGGTAATCTAACAGATTGGGCCAAACAAGGCGTCCTACTTCTCAACAACGTTTTAACTGTTGAACACTCAAAAGCTGGTTCTCACCAAAAGCGTGGATGGGAGACTTTTACTTCTGAAATTATCGATCAATTAAATGATAAGAAAGAAAATCTTGTTTTTATATTATGGGGAAGTCCTGCTCAAAAGAAAGCAAAGAGTGTTAACGAAGATAAACACTTTATCATTAAATCTCCACATCCCTCTCCTCTTGCTGCGTATAGAGGGTTCTTTGGATCTAAGCCTTTTTCTAAGGCAAATGAATATTTAAAGAAAAAAAATATTAAAGAAATAGATTGGAAAATAAGAGAATAA
- the ribH gene encoding 6,7-dimethyl-8-ribityllumazine synthase, whose protein sequence is MPNFIEGNLNAEGKRFAIVAGRFNEFITGKLVDGALDCIKRHQGDLGNVDIAWVPGAFEIPLMAKKLAASKKYDAVLSLGAVIRGSTPHFDFVSNEVAKGVSKVALDTEVPVIFGVLTVDTIEQAIERAGTKAGNKGWEAALGAIEMTSLFDNLK, encoded by the coding sequence ATGCCTAATTTTATCGAAGGTAATTTAAACGCTGAGGGAAAGAGATTTGCTATCGTAGCAGGTCGTTTTAATGAATTCATTACAGGTAAACTTGTTGACGGTGCACTTGATTGTATTAAAAGACATCAAGGTGACTTAGGTAATGTTGATATTGCATGGGTTCCTGGAGCTTTTGAAATTCCACTTATGGCAAAAAAACTAGCTGCTAGTAAAAAGTACGATGCAGTTTTAAGTCTTGGTGCTGTTATTAGAGGCTCGACACCGCACTTTGACTTCGTTTCAAATGAAGTAGCAAAAGGTGTTTCTAAAGTTGCTTTAGATACAGAAGTACCAGTTATTTTTGGTGTTTTAACTGTTGATACAATTGAGCAAGCAATTGAGAGAGCTGGAACAAAAGCTGGTAACAAGGGTTGGGAAGCCGCTCTTGGTGCGATTGAAATGACATCTTTATTTGATAATCTAAAATAA